The Chryseobacterium shigense genome segment ATTATTGCTGTGAATAGAATCAGTCAATTCTACTACAGTATCTGAAACCTGAGGAAACTTTTCTTTCAGTTGCCTGTAAAATTCATTCATCAATCTTTTCTTTCTTCCTAATTTCATCTATTGATCTGATTGCTTCAAACTAAAAACCAAATTATTAGGAAAACCTTCATCCACTCTCCCTTCTTCCAAAACAAAATGATGCTTTAACAGAAGTCCTTTAGAATTTTCATTGAGCTTATTCGTAAAAGCTAAAATTTCCTGTAAATGCAGTTCATTAAACCCATAATCTAATACAGTTTTTAATGCTTCGGACATAATTCCTTTTCTGTGATAATCGGGTAACAATTCATAACCTACTTCCGCTATTTTTCTATCTTCTGAAAAATTCCAGAGGCAAATCGTTCCGATGAGATTGAGTTGGTCTTTTAAAGAAATTCCCCAATAAAATGTTTGATTATTCCTGGTTCTTTCTTTAATAGTTAAAATAAATTGCAACGCATCATAATTGTTTTTCGGAGAATTTCTCTTCACAAATTGATTGGTAACTTCATTACTTCTGATCCGCAAAATATCTTCAACGTAGCTTTCATTGATTTCTTTTAATAGTAATCGTTCAGTTTGTATCATTAATTTTGTAAATATCTCAAATATACATAATAATCACATTTTCTCACTAAATTTGCAGTGTGTATATAAATAAAGAAGATTTAAACGAATTAGAGTTTCCGCAATTGCTCGCGGAGATCTCTCCATTTGCGTATTCTCCGAAAACGAGAGAAAAAATTCTTCAACTTCGTCCGATGGAAATTGACGAGGCGGAACTTTCACTGAAAAAAACGTCGGAATATCTTTCGAGTTTTGAAAGTTCAAATGCAATTCCGTTCGATGAATATGAAGATATCGAAAATGAGCTGAAATTAATGCTGATTGAGAATTACCGATTGGAAAATGGTGCTTTCATTAAGATAAAAATGTTAACAGAGCAGATAGGAAAACTTCAGAAGTTTTTCCCAACCATGCCAGAAACGTTCCCTACTTTGATCAAAGATGTTTCTGTACTTGAATTTAAGAAAGAGATTATTGACAAGGTAGACAAAGTATTTAACCGCTTCGGAGAAGTAAAAAGTGACGCCTCTCCTGTTTTGAAAGAGCTTCGTGCTGAAATTCAGGTGGCTAAAAAGGCTATTCAGGAAAACTTCAACCGGGCCTTATTTAATTACGGACAAAGTGATTTTCTGGATGATATCCGGGAAACGATTATTGAAGACATGAGGGTTTTAGCCGTAAAATCCGGATTCAAGAAAAGAGTGGCAGGAAGAGTTCTGGGAATCTCAAAAACAGGTTCCATTACTTATATTCAGCCGGACAGTGTGGTAAAACACTATTTCAAGTTCCGTGAAAGTGAAGAGGAAGAAAAGAAAGAGATAGACAAGATTCTCAGAAAACTGACTTCAGAACTGGCGGAATTCCAGCCTCAGCTCTGGAGATACCAGGCTTATATTTTTGATCTTGATCTTACCAGAGCAAAAGCTAAATTTGCAGAGCTTGTCAACGGAATTCTTCCGAAGATCAACCGTCACAGAACATTAAAGCTGAAAGATGCATTCCATCCACTGTTATGGTTGAGAAATAAAGCGGAAAACAAGACTATTTTCCCACAAACCCTTAGTTTAACGGATCAAAACAGAATCATCTGTATTTCCGGGCCGAACGCGGGAGGAAAATCCATCACCCTGAAAACAGTAGGGTTACTCCAACTGATGATCCAGACCGGAATTTTAGTTCCTGTACATCCAAGGTCTGAAATGTTCTTCTTTGAAAAGATCATGACTGATATTGGTGATAACCAGTCGATTGAAAATCACCTTTCTACCTATTCATCAAGGCTTAAGAAAATGTCCGGAATTATCCGCGAAGCTGATGGTAATACATTGCTTCTTATTGATGAGTTCGGAACAGGATCTGATCCTGAACTTGGTGGTGCACTGGCGGAAAGTTTCATGGAATATTTCTATGATAAAAAGAGCTTTGCCATTATTACCACACACTATACGAATATCAAACTGGTAATAGAACAGCTGCCTCATGCTGAAAATGCCGCCATGCTTTTTGATGAAGAAACGCTGGAACCTATGTATAAGCTGGAAGTGGGACAGGCAGGAAGTTCATTTACTTTTGAAGTAGCAGAGAAAAACAGAATCCCAAGATTTATTATTCATGCTGCCAAAAAGAAAGTGGAACATGATATTGTGAACCTGGATAAGACCATTGTGAAACTTCAGCAGGAAAAATTTGAGGTTGAAAAACTGAAAACCGATCTTGCAGAAAGAAAAGAATCTGTAGAAGATAAACGTGATAACCTGCAAAAACTGAATGACCAGCTGCAACAAAAGCTTTTCAATTTCCAAAAGCTGTATGAGGAGGAACACCGTAAGCTTCAGTTTGGAAACAAGATTGAAACATTTATAGACAGTTATGTGAAAGGAAAATCCAGAAAAGATGTTGTGAAGGATTTTGTAAAGCTGCTTGAACAGGAAAAATTCAGAAAGATAGGTGCTGATAAGGATGAATCAAAACGTCTTCAGGTCGTTAAAAGAAAGATTACGCAACAGCTTAAAAAGGAAGAAGTGATTGAAAAGATTGCTGAAACCAACGAAAAACTGGAAGAAAAACGTAAGACAGACCGCGCCGTCTGGATGAAAGAAGGCCAGCGTGTTCGTATCCCGGGAAGCACAAGTGTGGGAACTATTGAAAAAATTTCCAAGAATAAAGTAATCGTGAACTACGGGACATTTAAGACGACGATTGATGCGGATGAGCTGGAAAGGATTTAATCACTCACAATTCCATAACTTTTAAAATAATTGATAAATAGCGCTGATTTTTTTCAGCGTTATTTTATTTTCTTCAGGTATTAATTTTATACAGCCGGATTTTATTTTTACTTTTGATTTATGGATAAAGATTTATCAGTTCTCTGGATTTTTTATAAAAAACTAATCATTCCTGCTGTTTTATTTTCACTTTTGATATCTTTCTTAAGTCAGTTCAGTATTGAAAATTTTGGGCTTTGTTTTTTCCTGATCTTTCCGCTTCTCCATTTCTTTATCTATGATATCAGACTTAAAAGTGAATACTTTTTCTATGCCCATTTTGGTTTTTCAAAACTTTTTTTGTGGATGCTCACTGTATCGTTAGGTTTAATTCTTAAAATTATCACTAAATTCTTATGAACAAGCTTCACGTTGACAGTGTTACCAAATCTTTCGGCCAGAGAAAAATCCTCCAGGATGTTTATTTAAGTTGTGAAACAGGAAGAATATCTGCGCTATTTGGTCCATCCGGTAGTGGAAAATCTACCCTGATGGAAATTATTTTCGGAACAGCAAAAGGAGATACACAGTTTATTAAATTTAATGATTCTATTCTCAAAAACCAGTCTGACAGAAAAAACAAACTTGCTTATCTGCCACAACGGTCTTCCTTTCTTCCCAAAGAATGCAAGATCCAAAAGCTTATTCCTCTGTTCTGTACCAAAGAAAATACAGAAGTTCTGTACAGTTTAAAAATGATACAGCCATTTTTAGATAAAACTGTCAGGAATCTCTCAGGCGGCGAGAAAAGAATTGTTGAAACCTTAATTATTACACATTGCGACTCAGCATTTATTCTTCTGGATGAACCTTTCAGTGGGGTTTCTCCAAAATCTGTAGATGAACTGAAAACAATCATTAAAGCCCAATCAAAAAACAAAGGAATCATTATCTCTGATCACAATTACAGTATCATTTTAGATATAGCTGATGATATTTATCTTCTGTCTGAAACTTATCTGAGAAGGATAAAAGATGTTAAAGAGCTACAGCAATTTAATTATCTTCCAAAAAGCTGAAATATATTAAGATTTTTAAAAATTACTCTCAAAATTATAAAATAAGATTCTCATGAAGAGTTTTATATTATTTTTCAGAAAAAATTGATAGTTTTAATCAAATACCATTATATTTTACAGAGCAAAAAGCATTTAATTTATATATTTGAAGGATTAAAAAATTTCATAAAAATGATTTCCATAAACAAGGCATTGTACCTATCCGCTTTCAGTCTTTTTTCCTTAGCATTTGTTAAGGGACAGAATAAAGTTCCTTTTGGTGTTGTAAAAGCTGAAGAAGGTTATGCTAACGTACGTGTCCACAAGGATGACTACAGAAAAATCGTAGACAAAATCCGGATGCGTAAAGGTGATGTATTTGTTTATGTAAAGCCTGCTCCGGGAGAAACGGAATGGGTATGGATCAAATATCCTGAAAAGCAGGATGAGGAAAAACCTTTTGTGAGATACGAAAACCTTGAGAAGGAAGGAATGGTAAATAAGGGCCGAATTGCCTTTATAGACCAGCTTCCGCAATTTACTCCTTCAAAATCCAAGAACGGAAAGTCACTTATTTTTACAGATAACAGCAATCCAAAAATCCCGACAGCCCAAAGAACGAAGGTCGTTATTGATGTTTATCCTTCCAATGCAGGGTACAGAAAGCAGGAAAAGGATGCAAGCGGAAAAATTCTTACTATAGATAAGATAAAGCCGTGGGGAATCAAGGATGCGCTTCCTGAAGGTATGACGGAAATCAAATCCATCAGGGTTCAGCAGCCGGGAAGAGGTTCCGTTTTTGTAAGGGAAGCGATTAAAAATATGTTCCAGCCTACTATGGATTTCAATAATGTTGGAGTAACAGCGCTCGACAATGATCATATCTACCTTTATATGATTAACGGCTCCGGTGAAAACAGGTATGTTACGCTCTGGACCATCAAGGAAGGAAAGGTAATGAGCCAGATTATTTACAATAGTCCGGAATAATTGCCTTTTTTCTCTGTAATATTCCTATTTTTGCAACTGAAAAAGTGTAACGCTAATTCATCACAGAAACTGGTTCTGCTTACCGCAGATTAAAAGGGAACCGTGTGAAAATCACGGACTGTCGCGCAACTGTAAGTAACTGAAGTCTTTATCAAAGATCCACTGTGCAGGGCACGGGAAGGAGATACAAGATGTTACAAGTCAGGAGACCTGCCTATTTCTTTACACAAGAAACTTTCGCGATCTGAAGTTTATTGATCTGATGGACTGCTTCAGGAACTCTTATGATTCCTGTTATTGTTCTGTTATTTTAATAGTATTTCATTTCGCCTTAATTAATAATGAAATATGACTACAGAAGAAAGAATTGCAGCATCCGAAACCAGAATTTTTAAAGCGGTTTTCCCTAACACTACCAACCACTACGATACCCTTTTCGGAGGTACTGCCATGCAGTTGATGGATGAAGTAGCTTTTATCACAGCCACCCGTTTTGCAAGAAAAAGAGTGGTAACCGTAAGCAGCGATAAGATTGATTTTAAAAAACCAATTCCCGCCGGAACAATTGTTGAGCTTATCGGAAAGGTTTCCTATGTGGGGAAAACAAGTATGAAGGTGAATGTAGAAATCTATACGGAACAGATGTATTCTTACGAAAGAGAAAGAGCCATTGTAGGAGATTTTACATTTGTAGCTATTGATGAATTTAAAAAGCCGATCAGAATCTTGTAAATTCTGATTACAGAAGAGTTTCGGGCGGCCTGCGGCCGCCCGAAACTTCAAATCTTATCAAATACGGGTTATCTGACTACTTTTTCAGTCTCCAGGCTTCTATTCAATAGCGTTTCAAAGGCCTCTCCCATTTCGTCCGATGCTCTTGTAATAGCATTTTCCAGCATATTCCTGATCTGTTTCTCAGTAACACCGGCTTCCGTCCAGCTTTTCCCTGAAGTATGGGAATTCAGGATAAACGGCATAATGCGGTCAATGGAACATGCAAAAACGGCATCCGGAGTTTTTTCTTCTTCAAATTCCAGCCACAGTTCAAAAAACTCGGTACGTAAAGGTTCGTCCAGGATTCCAAAGATTTTCTGTGCTGAAACTTTTTCTCTTTCAAATTTCCCTGCCATTGCCTTTTCGTCAAAAAGGAAAGTGTCTCCCGCTTCTATTTCCACCAGATCATGAATGGAAAGCATTCTTATTACCCTTAAAAGATCAATATCTGCACGGTTTTTAGCGTATGGATAAAGGATCTGTGCCAGAATAATAATCTGCCATGAATGTTCGGCGGTGTTTTCCCGCCTGGAATCATCGGCATTATAGTTTCGTCTTTGTACGTTTTTTAAAGCGTCAACTGCCAGGATAAAATCTATTTCTTTCTGAATTTTCATACTGCAAAAATAAGTCATTTGATATTATATGGATTAGTTGTAATTTTAGTTTAAAATTTATTATGAATCCCACATTCAATTATCCTCCCGAAGTTAAAGGAACAAGAAAGCTATATTCTTTATTTAAGGGAGCAAATCACCCTTTGGAAGTTTTTAGCAGTAATCACAGGTTCTTGGGTGATACTTACTATATCAACGCTGTTTTTGTGAAAAGAAAGTTCATTTTTTCGCAGGATAAAGAGTTCATTGAGTATATTTTAAAAAGTAATCATAAAAATTACTATAAATCTCAGATACAGTCCGTTACTCTTGGTAAATATCTGGGAAAAGGATTACTGACCAACAATGGGAAAGACTGGCTCAGGCAGCGAAGATTGATCCAGCCCGGTTTCAGCAAGGTAAAAATTACCAGTCTGGCTTCCATTATAGAAGATGAAACAGAAAAAGCATTTGATTTGTTTACAGCCCGGAATGAAGTTGATCTTTATGATTTCTTTCATACGCTGGCATTCAATATTGTAGCTAAAACCCTCTTCAGTTCTGATATAGATGAAGATACGGTACACAGGCTCAGTAGGATCATTACTGAAATTCAGGAAATTTCCACTAAAGAGATCAGACTGCCGTTTTATGCACAATTTTTAGGTCTTCTGGGGATCATTGAGAAGAATGTTCAGAAAAGTAAAGAGTCAAAACACATCATTCAGGGTATATTGGATAAAAGGAGAACTTCCTCTGAAGAAAAAAATGATCTGCTGGATATGCTGATCCAGGCGAGGTATGAAGACACCCAACTTCCTATGACGGATGAACAGCTGATAGACGAGATGCTGATTCTTTTTATAGCAGGGCACGAAACCACAGCCAATGCATTAAGCTTTATTTTTTATGAGCTCAGTCAAAATCCGGAAGCAGAAGAAAAGCTGAAAAAAGAAATCCAGGAAGAAGGTGATGCTGTTTTCACCCCGGAATCTTTAATGAAAAAATCCTTTACCACAAATATTATCAAAGAAGCCATGAGACTGCATTCTCCGGCCTGGGCAATAGACCGTGAAGCGTTGAATGATGATCAGTTCAAGGAGTATTCATGGGAAAAAGGTACACAGATTATTCTTTATATAAGCGGATTACACAGAAATCCCCAGTACTGGGAGCACCCGGATACATTTATTCCCGGGCGTTTTGATGATGAGAATGCTAAAAATTTGCCCTACTACCCTTTCGGAGCCGGTCCCAGACTTTGCATAGGAGAACATTTTGCGATGATGGAAATGGCGCTTATCGTCCGTAAGTTCTATAAAGATTTCTCTTTTCAATCTCATCAAAACACCCTCAGGAAAAAAGCTCTTGTAACCCTGAGACCTGTCCGCCTCAGTGGAAAAGTAATCAAAAAATAGACGGTAAACATTTTCAAATTAAAATTCAATAAAAATAAATTAACTGATTATCAATATATTACAGTATTTATAAATATTTTTCCACTACTTTGTATTGCATAATACCATTTTATTTACATATCTTTGTAATGTAAAATCAGAATAGGTTCAACTAGCTAGGAACATTTTTCTGAATATATAACTAATTAACAAAACTTATTAAAGATGAATACTGAAAATACCAAAGCGCAAATGCGTAAAGGAATTCTGGAATTCTGTATTTTAAGTCTCATCAATCATCGTGAAATGTATGTTTCCGACCTTATCGATGAACTTAAAAAAGGAAAACTGGATGTGGTGGAAGGAACCCTCTATCCTCTCCTTACAAGACTGAAAAACGGCGAGTTCCTTTCCTACAGATGGGAAGAATCTACAGGAGGGCCACCAAGAAAATATTACCAGATCACAGAAAAAGGAAAACTTTTCTTGGATGAACTTCAAAATACCTGGGCAGAACTGACAGCGTCAGTAAACCAAATCACTCAAAAAATTTAAAAAACAAAGCTATGAACAAGACACTCTCAATAGGACTCGCAGGTTTTTCTTTCACGATAGAAGAACACGCATATATAAAGCTCAGCGATTACCTGAATGCCCTGAGAAGCTCACTGGATGCTTCCGAGGAAGAAGAGGTAATGCATGATATAGAAATAAGAATGGTAGAAATCTTCAGAGATTCTTTAGGAAAACGCGAAGTGATTAATGATACTGACGTTGAGAAAGTAATCGCACAGATCGGAACTCCTGAAAAGATCGAAGAGCAGGAAGAGGCTTATTATTCTGAGAAAAATACGAAAAGAACCAATACATCAGGAACCGAATATTCTGATAAAAAACAATTGTTCCGCGACCCTGAAAGACAGAAAATCGCAGGTGTTTGCGCAGGTCTGGCTCACTACGTAGGAATGGATATTACAGCAATGAGAGCGATCTGGCTGGGAATTTTCATCCTTGGAATTTTTACAGCAGCTATTTCATCAACACTGGTTTTCTTGCTTTACATCATCCTTTGGGCGGTGTTACCAAAAGCTGAAACTGCAGCAGATTACCTGAAAATGAAGGGAAAGCCTATGAACTTCGACAATCTTAAGAATGAGTCTAATAAATTGGTACAGTTTGCCAACGAATCTACTCAGAGGGTCGGAGAAATCTACATCGAAAACAAACCTTACATCAACAACGCCGGAAGCGGATTGTGGAACGTTGTAAGATATATTTTAGGCGGAATCTTCGCCATCATGTCAGTATCTTGTTTAATAGGAGTATTCGTAGTATTTGGTTTCATGGGAGCGGACAGCGACTTTCCTCCTATCAGCGAAATGAATTTCTATTTTGATAATGACAGCATGAAATATATCATCATGGCAATGATCACTTTAGGAAGTTTACTGCCTGCAATGATTTTCGGACTATTGAGTATTAAATTAATCTCTCCTAAAACGAAATTAAGAAACACAGGTTGGGTAATCGGGGCATTATTCCTTGCACTAATCGCTCTTGGAACCTACTTCGGATTCAGCATGGCGAAAAAAGAGATGTTCTTAAAAGGCCATAAGGAAGATACGGAAGAAGTGGCAATCAACACACAATCAGACAGTATTTATGTTGATGTGAAGCAGGTAAGCATTCCTCAGAACTTCAAAGGATACGATAACGATCTTTATTCTGATAAAATCTCTGTATTCGAAAAAGACTGGATCCATGTAGATGTAACAAGAAAGGCCGATATCAAAACTCCTTATTTGGTTATTAAAAAAGAAGCTAAAGGATATAACCTTCCATTGAATGTAAGCGTTCCTGTAGAAATTGTGAACAACAAGGTGATTCTTCCGAACTACGTAAAATACCCTTACGAGCACAGATTCAGAGATTACAGCATTGATTATGAACTGGTAGTTCCTTTAAAAACAGTGGTACTTCCTTCAAAACATGATATGATTAATTTTGATGGAGATTTGAACGCAGACGGAATTAACGACAACGATCAGGAAAAAGACGAAGACGGTAAAATCAGAATAGAAAAGAACAAAATTTCTGTAAACGGTTCTACTATAGAATACAACTCTGACGATAAAGACAGCATCATCATCAACGGGAAAAAAGTTCCGAATTCCCAGGCAGATCAGGTAATTGATTCCATGAAGTCTACCATCAAAAAGATGAACAAAAATGTAGACATCAAAATCAAAGACGGAAAAGACGAAATTTCCATACAAACTAAATAATTAACTTCAGAGAGTGCAGAAGGTGTGGATGGAAGGCAACCGTTTGAAATTCACACTCTTCTTCTCTCAGAAACCAGAAAAAATATCATTATTTAGTTCGCTATGTTAAAAAAATGTTATACATTCGTATAGTTAAAAATAATTAACCAAATCATTAAAAAACATCCTAACCATGGTACAAGTTGCATTAGAAATTGTTATGAAGATCGTAGATTTAATCAGCGGTTTGTTTTAAGAGCGATAATATTTCAATATATTTGTAAAGTATAACCCGTTTGGTTATACTTTTTTGTTTTTAATCTAAAGATATATGAAAAAACTGATAGGTAAACTGATGCTAAAGATGCTGGGCTGGAAAGTCGTCCTGCAAGGCGATGCAAATAGTCTGAACCGATGCATTCTTGTGGTGGCTCCACATACTCACAATATGGAATATCTGCTGGGAAACCTTGCCTACTGGTCTTTAGAAAAACCCCTGAAAGTGATTATTAAAGATGCCCATACCAAAGCATGGTACGGAAGTGTTGTAAAAGGACTTGGCGGTATCGGTATAGACAGAAGCCAGAAAAACGACCTGGTTAATTTTGTAGCTGAACAGTTTGGAAAAGAAGATTTCAGCCTTGTTATCACTCCCGAAGGTACCAGAAGCTGGGTTCCGAAATGGAGAAAAGGATTTTATCATATGGCCCTGGCTGCTAAAGTACCCATTGTATTAGCTGCAGGTGATTTCAAAAGAAATATTGTTTATCTGGGGTATACCATACCCTATGAAAGGATTGCCTCAGTTCCTTTTTCAGAGATCATGGAGGAAATTCAGAACTACTATATAAAATACGATATTGTTCCCAAAATCCCTGCCAACTGGAACCCGAATATTATGGGAAGCGGCACTGAGGAGGAAGTTAGAAGTTAGCAGAATTCCTTTTAATTAATCAATTATCATTCATCACTTATTTATAAAAATGAAAGATCAGACTAAAGAAGAGCTCCTTACGTTCTTAAACAGCTGGGGAAACGGCGTAACCCTAGCAAAAACACTTGAAATACAATTCATAGATATTGACGTAGAAAATGAAACCCTCACGGCCACCATGCCGGTACAGCCAAAGGTACACCAGCCTTTCGGAATCCTGCACGGAGGGGCAAGCTGTGTACTGGCGGAAACCTTAGGGTCAAGCCTGTCCAATATTTTCATTGACGGAAGTAAATATTACGGTGTTGGAACCAATATCAACTCCAATCACCTGAAAAGCAAAAAAGACGGTATGGTAACAGCCACAGCCCGTTTCATCAGAAAAGGAAAAACAATGCACGTTTCCGAAATTGAGATCAGGGATGAAAAAGGAGTACTCATCAACCATACAACAATGACCAACAATATCCTGCTGAAATAACCCGGAATATCAATAAAAAATAAAAGACTCAAAGAAATTTGGGTCTTTTTTATATTCTGAATATGATAAAAGAAATATTTCAGTAAAAACAGTCCTATTAATTTTGACATTTTTAAGACTAATAATACCTTTGTTAAAAGGGAATCATTGGGGCCTGTTTTCGCATTTCCCGGGTAATGATTTTCAAAACCTATCCACAGCTCATGATTTATTTCAAACTTCCTTTCAGCGAAACATTATATTCAACCGATCAGAAATCAAACGAAGAGGCCGTTAGTTTTCATTCTTTTGACCTCTTAAGGCAGATCAGTTTCGAAGGCAGTATTACCAATGCTTCTGAACAGTTTGAACAGGCTGCTATTACAAATGAAGCTTTATTGGAAGATGAAAGCTTTTTCAATGAAGAAACCAGGGAAGAATACATCAGCAGCCTTCACCAGGTCATTGATGTCATTAAAGAATATCACCTTCCCAAACTTGTCTATTCAAGGAGAAAGATCTTCAGGGATTTTAAAGAGATAGATTTTAAAGAGAGTTTTAAAAAGATATGTGAAACCTATCCCAATGCCTTCAGATATATTTTTAACGACGGACAGAATGCCTGGATGGGAGCTTTTTCAGAAACCCTGGGAAAATTCAACAAAACAACCCACGAATTTGAAACCATGAGCCTTGCAGGAACACTTCCCATAGATGAAGAATGGACCGAAAAAGAAATTGAAGAGCAAAAACCCGTTACTTCCTACATTCAGGATACCCTTAAAAACTATTCCGGAAAGATACAAATATCAGAAACATACGACCATATTTCCGGAAATATCAAGCATCTCCGGACAGATTTTAAAGCTCACATTCAACCTGAGGATCTGGACAGCCTTATCAACAACCTCCATCCTACTCCGGCTGTCTGCGGTATTCCAAAAGATTTCTGTAAAAAAAACATCCAGGAGCTTGAAAAATTTCCCCGCGAATTATATTCCGGCTTTATTAAAGTA includes the following:
- a CDS encoding endonuclease MutS2 produces the protein MYINKEDLNELEFPQLLAEISPFAYSPKTREKILQLRPMEIDEAELSLKKTSEYLSSFESSNAIPFDEYEDIENELKLMLIENYRLENGAFIKIKMLTEQIGKLQKFFPTMPETFPTLIKDVSVLEFKKEIIDKVDKVFNRFGEVKSDASPVLKELRAEIQVAKKAIQENFNRALFNYGQSDFLDDIRETIIEDMRVLAVKSGFKKRVAGRVLGISKTGSITYIQPDSVVKHYFKFRESEEEEKKEIDKILRKLTSELAEFQPQLWRYQAYIFDLDLTRAKAKFAELVNGILPKINRHRTLKLKDAFHPLLWLRNKAENKTIFPQTLSLTDQNRIICISGPNAGGKSITLKTVGLLQLMIQTGILVPVHPRSEMFFFEKIMTDIGDNQSIENHLSTYSSRLKKMSGIIREADGNTLLLIDEFGTGSDPELGGALAESFMEYFYDKKSFAIITTHYTNIKLVIEQLPHAENAAMLFDEETLEPMYKLEVGQAGSSFTFEVAEKNRIPRFIIHAAKKKVEHDIVNLDKTIVKLQQEKFEVEKLKTDLAERKESVEDKRDNLQKLNDQLQQKLFNFQKLYEEEHRKLQFGNKIETFIDSYVKGKSRKDVVKDFVKLLEQEKFRKIGADKDESKRLQVVKRKITQQLKKEEVIEKIAETNEKLEEKRKTDRAVWMKEGQRVRIPGSTSVGTIEKISKNKVIVNYGTFKTTIDADELERI
- a CDS encoding PspC domain-containing protein; translated protein: MNKTLSIGLAGFSFTIEEHAYIKLSDYLNALRSSLDASEEEEVMHDIEIRMVEIFRDSLGKREVINDTDVEKVIAQIGTPEKIEEQEEAYYSEKNTKRTNTSGTEYSDKKQLFRDPERQKIAGVCAGLAHYVGMDITAMRAIWLGIFILGIFTAAISSTLVFLLYIILWAVLPKAETAADYLKMKGKPMNFDNLKNESNKLVQFANESTQRVGEIYIENKPYINNAGSGLWNVVRYILGGIFAIMSVSCLIGVFVVFGFMGADSDFPPISEMNFYFDNDSMKYIIMAMITLGSLLPAMIFGLLSIKLISPKTKLRNTGWVIGALFLALIALGTYFGFSMAKKEMFLKGHKEDTEEVAINTQSDSIYVDVKQVSIPQNFKGYDNDLYSDKISVFEKDWIHVDVTRKADIKTPYLVIKKEAKGYNLPLNVSVPVEIVNNKVILPNYVKYPYEHRFRDYSIDYELVVPLKTVVLPSKHDMINFDGDLNADGINDNDQEKDEDGKIRIEKNKISVNGSTIEYNSDDKDSIIINGKKVPNSQADQVIDSMKSTIKKMNKNVDIKIKDGKDEISIQTK
- a CDS encoding 1-acyl-sn-glycerol-3-phosphate acyltransferase, encoding MKKLIGKLMLKMLGWKVVLQGDANSLNRCILVVAPHTHNMEYLLGNLAYWSLEKPLKVIIKDAHTKAWYGSVVKGLGGIGIDRSQKNDLVNFVAEQFGKEDFSLVITPEGTRSWVPKWRKGFYHMALAAKVPIVLAAGDFKRNIVYLGYTIPYERIASVPFSEIMEEIQNYYIKYDIVPKIPANWNPNIMGSGTEEEVRS
- a CDS encoding ATP-binding cassette domain-containing protein codes for the protein MNKLHVDSVTKSFGQRKILQDVYLSCETGRISALFGPSGSGKSTLMEIIFGTAKGDTQFIKFNDSILKNQSDRKNKLAYLPQRSSFLPKECKIQKLIPLFCTKENTEVLYSLKMIQPFLDKTVRNLSGGEKRIVETLIITHCDSAFILLDEPFSGVSPKSVDELKTIIKAQSKNKGIIISDHNYSIILDIADDIYLLSETYLRRIKDVKELQQFNYLPKS
- a CDS encoding cytochrome P450 — its product is MNPTFNYPPEVKGTRKLYSLFKGANHPLEVFSSNHRFLGDTYYINAVFVKRKFIFSQDKEFIEYILKSNHKNYYKSQIQSVTLGKYLGKGLLTNNGKDWLRQRRLIQPGFSKVKITSLASIIEDETEKAFDLFTARNEVDLYDFFHTLAFNIVAKTLFSSDIDEDTVHRLSRIITEIQEISTKEIRLPFYAQFLGLLGIIEKNVQKSKESKHIIQGILDKRRTSSEEKNDLLDMLIQARYEDTQLPMTDEQLIDEMLILFIAGHETTANALSFIFYELSQNPEAEEKLKKEIQEEGDAVFTPESLMKKSFTTNIIKEAMRLHSPAWAIDREALNDDQFKEYSWEKGTQIILYISGLHRNPQYWEHPDTFIPGRFDDENAKNLPYYPFGAGPRLCIGEHFAMMEMALIVRKFYKDFSFQSHQNTLRKKALVTLRPVRLSGKVIKK
- a CDS encoding PaaI family thioesterase, translated to MKDQTKEELLTFLNSWGNGVTLAKTLEIQFIDIDVENETLTATMPVQPKVHQPFGILHGGASCVLAETLGSSLSNIFIDGSKYYGVGTNINSNHLKSKKDGMVTATARFIRKGKTMHVSEIEIRDEKGVLINHTTMTNNILLK
- a CDS encoding PadR family transcriptional regulator encodes the protein MNTENTKAQMRKGILEFCILSLINHREMYVSDLIDELKKGKLDVVEGTLYPLLTRLKNGEFLSYRWEESTGGPPRKYYQITEKGKLFLDELQNTWAELTASVNQITQKI
- a CDS encoding HD domain-containing protein, with the translated sequence MKIQKEIDFILAVDALKNVQRRNYNADDSRRENTAEHSWQIIILAQILYPYAKNRADIDLLRVIRMLSIHDLVEIEAGDTFLFDEKAMAGKFEREKVSAQKIFGILDEPLRTEFFELWLEFEEEKTPDAVFACSIDRIMPFILNSHTSGKSWTEAGVTEKQIRNMLENAITRASDEMGEAFETLLNRSLETEKVVR
- a CDS encoding GNAT family N-acetyltransferase — its product is MIQTERLLLKEINESYVEDILRIRSNEVTNQFVKRNSPKNNYDALQFILTIKERTRNNQTFYWGISLKDQLNLIGTICLWNFSEDRKIAEVGYELLPDYHRKGIMSEALKTVLDYGFNELHLQEILAFTNKLNENSKGLLLKHHFVLEEGRVDEGFPNNLVFSLKQSDQ
- a CDS encoding acyl-CoA thioesterase, which gives rise to MTTEERIAASETRIFKAVFPNTTNHYDTLFGGTAMQLMDEVAFITATRFARKRVVTVSSDKIDFKKPIPAGTIVELIGKVSYVGKTSMKVNVEIYTEQMYSYERERAIVGDFTFVAIDEFKKPIRIL